In Stomoxys calcitrans unplaced genomic scaffold, idStoCalc2.1 SCAFFOLD_313, whole genome shotgun sequence, one genomic interval encodes:
- the LOC106094638 gene encoding uncharacterized protein LOC106094638, with protein sequence MECETWDKDFVFFAYCKVEKKNEFLSILNAKATLLKKATEIKANVRLSRRLHSNYQPFVYNDMIDICGILMNMDDRRQMFWTLITPLITKYTNVNHSCPYYPQDIVAQNFSLDAGFVNLLPVPKGKYRAQVVFWVNGAKR encoded by the exons ATGGAATGTGAAACATGGGATAAGGATTTTGTTTTCTTCGCCTATTGCAAAGTTGAAAAAAAGAACGAGTTTTTGAGTATTTTGAATGCCAAGGCCACACTGTTAAAGAAAGCCACCGAGATAAag GCTAACGTTAGACTTTCGCGCAGATTGCATAGCAATTATCAACCTTTTGTCTATAACGATATGATTGATATATGTGGCATTTTGATGAATATGGATGATAGACGACAAATGTTTTGGACTTTGATAACACCCCTAATAACGAAATACACAAATGTGAATCATTCCTGTCCCTACTAT CCCCAAGATATAGTAGCTCAAAATTTCTCCCTTGACGCTGGATTTGTAAACTTGCTGCCCGTACCCAAGGGCAAGTATCGAGCTCAGGTCGTATTTTGGGTTAATGGTGCCAAACGTT